A DNA window from Rhodococcus sp. Z13 contains the following coding sequences:
- a CDS encoding DUF5319 domain-containing protein, with the protein MRDQLPPGLPPDPFAGDPDDPSAALDAIEPGQPLDPAERLAVEEDLADLAVYEALLAPRGIRGLVVCCEDCHQDHYHDWDMLRANLLQLLVDGTVRPHEPAFDPSPDAYVTWDYCRGYADASMNEALPVDPYGLDG; encoded by the coding sequence GTGCGTGATCAGTTGCCTCCCGGACTGCCACCGGACCCGTTCGCAGGAGACCCCGACGATCCGTCCGCCGCACTGGACGCGATCGAGCCGGGGCAACCGCTCGACCCTGCCGAGCGGCTCGCGGTGGAAGAGGACCTCGCCGACCTCGCCGTGTACGAGGCGCTGCTGGCCCCGCGCGGGATCCGCGGGCTCGTGGTGTGCTGCGAGGACTGCCATCAGGACCACTACCACGACTGGGACATGCTGCGGGCGAACCTGCTCCAGCTGCTGGTCGACGGCACCGTGCGTCCGCACGAGCCGGCCTTCGATCCGTCCCCCGACGCCTACGTCACCTGGGACTACTGCCGCGGTTACGCGGACGCGTCCATGAACGAGGCACTGCCCGTCGACCCCTACGGCCTCGACGGCTGA
- a CDS encoding anti-sigma-D factor RsdA: protein MGRRRFSGGRFDHESPDDDTSVDLAAVRRDDALIDAISGDGPVETETDEEYELATLLADWRAEILAEPMPVGPDLDEVVAAVNREIGARETFAGASAVGTGRTRSKGQLRLIRPLAGAAALVAVALGGATAISYGAEPGDPLWGVKQVVFSEQAQSTEARIETASTLERAEQLIAEGNPEEARALLSTAESRSSEVRNPQERSVLDDWMQRLTAEIEKLTPQPQVPPPPVTPEATLPEESGVVVQPPVTSGASEVPQSVTQSPSPADTQTGTSSPPKTTVDPTVLLVPPTPADTTTPSETTAPPTSDSQSSSVPQSPSSSPQTPISDTLPRTQQNGGTDVGSSAVDTPTVE, encoded by the coding sequence ATGGGTAGGAGGCGTTTCTCGGGCGGCCGCTTCGACCACGAATCTCCCGACGACGATACCTCCGTGGACCTCGCTGCCGTTCGGCGTGACGACGCCCTGATCGATGCGATCTCGGGTGACGGACCGGTCGAGACCGAGACCGACGAGGAATACGAACTCGCCACACTGCTGGCGGACTGGCGCGCGGAGATCCTCGCCGAGCCCATGCCCGTCGGCCCCGACCTCGACGAGGTCGTGGCGGCGGTCAACCGCGAGATCGGCGCCCGGGAGACCTTCGCCGGCGCATCCGCGGTCGGCACCGGGCGTACTCGTTCCAAGGGTCAACTGCGTCTGATCCGCCCCCTCGCCGGTGCAGCCGCGCTCGTGGCCGTGGCTCTGGGCGGCGCGACCGCGATCTCCTACGGAGCCGAACCCGGCGACCCGCTCTGGGGCGTCAAGCAGGTGGTCTTCAGCGAACAGGCCCAGTCGACCGAGGCCCGCATCGAGACGGCCTCGACGCTCGAACGCGCCGAACAGTTGATCGCCGAGGGCAATCCCGAGGAGGCACGGGCTCTGCTGAGTACCGCGGAGAGCCGGTCCAGTGAGGTCCGCAACCCCCAGGAGCGCAGCGTCCTCGACGACTGGATGCAGCGCCTGACGGCGGAGATCGAGAAGCTCACACCGCAGCCGCAGGTGCCGCCCCCGCCGGTGACGCCGGAGGCCACACTGCCGGAAGAGTCCGGGGTGGTCGTCCAGCCGCCGGTCACCTCCGGTGCGTCGGAGGTTCCGCAGTCGGTGACGCAGTCGCCGTCGCCGGCCGACACGCAGACCGGTACCTCGTCGCCGCCGAAGACCACGGTGGACCCGACGGTCCTGCTGGTGCCGCCGACGCCCGCCGATACGACGACCCCGTCGGAGACCACCGCACCGCCGACCTCCGACAGCCAGTCGTCGTCGGTGCCGCAGTCCCCGTCCTCGAGCCCGCAGACACCGATCTCGGACACTCTGCCCCGCACGCAGCAGAACGGCGGGACCGACGTGGGTTCCTCGGCGGTGGATACCCCGACGGTGGAATAG
- a CDS encoding sigma-70 family RNA polymerase sigma factor, with protein MTVMGEELDSAVAAAAQGDRAALAQVLAIVRPLVVRYCRARVGTAERGQLSADDVAQEVCLAVMTALPRYQDQGRPFMAFVYGIAAHKVADAHRSAARNRAEPVADVPEVMSLDDSPEEYAINSETSRQMKQLLGTLPEKQREILILRLVMGLSAEETAAAVGSTAGAIRVAQHRAIARLKKEVTRAGERNG; from the coding sequence ATGACTGTTATGGGTGAGGAGTTGGACTCCGCGGTTGCTGCGGCTGCGCAAGGTGACCGGGCGGCCCTCGCCCAGGTTCTTGCCATTGTCCGACCCCTCGTCGTGCGGTACTGCCGCGCACGGGTCGGAACTGCAGAGCGCGGCCAGCTCTCTGCAGACGACGTTGCTCAGGAGGTGTGCCTGGCCGTGATGACCGCTCTGCCGCGATATCAGGACCAGGGACGCCCCTTCATGGCGTTCGTCTACGGAATCGCAGCCCACAAGGTTGCCGACGCGCATCGGAGCGCGGCGCGGAACCGCGCCGAACCGGTCGCGGACGTACCCGAGGTGATGTCGCTCGACGACAGCCCCGAGGAATATGCGATCAACTCCGAGACGAGTCGCCAGATGAAGCAGCTGCTGGGCACCCTGCCCGAGAAGCAGCGCGAGATCCTCATCCTCCGGCTGGTCATGGGTCTGTCGGCGGAGGAGACCGCCGCGGCCGTGGGTAGTACCGCAGGAGCCATCAGGGTGGCCCAACACCGGGCCATCGCCAGACTCAAGAAGGAAGTCACGAGAGCAGGTGAGCGGAATGGGTAG
- a CDS encoding WhiB family transcriptional regulator, producing MPAPHILPGPNADLWDWQMHGKCRGVDSSVFFHPDGERGRARAQRENRAKELCRTCPVLVQCREHALAVGEPYGIWGGMSETERELYTRRRRRKVAV from the coding sequence ATGCCTGCCCCACACATCCTGCCCGGCCCGAACGCGGATCTCTGGGATTGGCAGATGCACGGCAAGTGCCGTGGTGTGGACTCCTCCGTGTTCTTCCACCCGGACGGCGAGCGTGGCCGCGCTCGCGCCCAGCGGGAGAACCGTGCGAAGGAGCTGTGCCGCACCTGCCCCGTCCTCGTCCAGTGCCGCGAACACGCCCTGGCCGTCGGCGAGCCCTACGGCATCTGGGGTGGAATGTCGGAGACGGAGCGCGAACTGTACACGCGCCGTCGCCGACGGAAGGTCGCAGTGTGA
- the groL gene encoding chaperonin GroEL (60 kDa chaperone family; promotes refolding of misfolded polypeptides especially under stressful conditions; forms two stacked rings of heptamers to form a barrel-shaped 14mer; ends can be capped by GroES; misfolded proteins enter the barrel where they are refolded when GroES binds) yields MSKQIEFNENARRALERGVDQLADAVKVTLGPRGRHVVLAKAFGGPTVTNDGVSIAREIELEDPFENLGAQLVKSVATKTNDVAGDGTTTATVLAQALVKAGLKNVAAGANPIALGAGIAKGADKVSEALLAAATPVEGKTAIAQVATVSSRDEEIGEMVGEALTRVGENGVVTVEESSTLNTELVVTEGVQFDKGFLSPYFITDVDAQEAVLEDALVLLYREKITSLPEFLPLLEKIAESGKPVLIIAEDIEGEPLSTLVVNAIRKTLKAVAVKAPYFGDRRKAFLEDLAVVTAGTVINSDLGLTLKDAGLDLLGSARRVVVTKDSTTIVDGAGTAEDIEARAAQLRREIEATDSDWDREKLEERLAKLAGGVAVIRVGAATETDLKERKFRVEDAVNAAKAAVEEGIVPGGGSALVQAARSLEELQASLSGDEATGVAALRAALEAPLYWIATNAGLDGSVVVNRVAEAERGQGFNAATLTYGDLVAEGVVDPVKVTRSAVVNAVSVARMVLTTESAVVEKPQEEADAGHGHGHAH; encoded by the coding sequence ATGTCCAAGCAAATCGAGTTCAACGAGAACGCGCGTCGGGCGCTCGAGCGCGGCGTCGACCAGCTCGCCGACGCCGTCAAGGTCACCCTCGGCCCCCGCGGCCGGCACGTGGTCCTCGCCAAGGCCTTCGGCGGCCCGACCGTCACCAACGACGGTGTGAGCATCGCCCGCGAGATCGAGCTGGAGGATCCGTTCGAGAACCTCGGCGCCCAGCTCGTCAAGAGCGTCGCCACCAAGACCAACGATGTCGCCGGTGACGGCACCACCACCGCCACCGTGCTCGCGCAGGCCCTCGTCAAGGCCGGCCTGAAGAACGTCGCAGCCGGTGCCAACCCGATCGCGCTCGGCGCCGGCATCGCCAAGGGTGCCGACAAGGTGAGCGAGGCCCTGCTCGCGGCCGCCACCCCGGTCGAGGGCAAGACCGCCATCGCGCAGGTCGCCACCGTCTCCTCGCGCGACGAGGAGATCGGCGAGATGGTCGGCGAGGCGCTCACCCGCGTGGGTGAGAACGGTGTCGTCACGGTCGAGGAGTCCTCCACCCTCAACACCGAGCTCGTCGTCACCGAGGGCGTGCAGTTCGACAAGGGCTTCCTGTCGCCGTACTTCATCACCGACGTCGACGCCCAGGAGGCCGTCCTCGAGGACGCCCTCGTCCTGCTCTACCGCGAGAAGATCACCTCGCTGCCCGAGTTCCTCCCGCTCCTCGAGAAGATCGCCGAGTCCGGCAAGCCGGTCCTGATCATCGCCGAGGACATCGAGGGCGAGCCGCTGTCGACCCTCGTGGTCAACGCGATCCGCAAGACCCTCAAGGCCGTCGCTGTCAAGGCCCCGTACTTCGGCGACCGCCGGAAGGCCTTCCTCGAGGACCTCGCCGTCGTCACCGCCGGTACGGTCATCAACTCCGACCTGGGCCTGACGCTCAAGGACGCCGGCCTCGACCTGCTCGGTTCCGCCCGCCGCGTGGTCGTCACCAAGGACAGCACCACGATCGTCGACGGTGCCGGCACCGCTGAGGACATCGAGGCCCGCGCCGCCCAGCTGCGCCGCGAGATCGAGGCCACCGATTCGGACTGGGACCGCGAGAAGCTCGAGGAGCGCCTCGCCAAGCTGGCCGGTGGCGTCGCGGTCATCCGCGTCGGCGCGGCCACCGAGACCGACCTCAAGGAACGCAAGTTCCGCGTCGAGGACGCCGTCAACGCCGCCAAGGCCGCCGTCGAGGAGGGCATCGTGCCCGGCGGTGGTTCGGCGCTGGTGCAGGCCGCCCGCTCGCTCGAGGAGCTGCAGGCCTCGCTGTCCGGTGACGAGGCGACCGGTGTCGCCGCTCTGCGGGCGGCTCTCGAGGCTCCGCTGTACTGGATCGCGACCAACGCCGGTCTCGACGGCTCGGTCGTCGTCAACCGCGTCGCCGAGGCCGAGCGCGGCCAGGGCTTCAACGCTGCGACGCTGACCTACGGCGATCTCGTCGCCGAGGGTGTCGTCGACCCGGTCAAGGTGACTCGCTCCGCGGTCGTCAACGCCGTATCGGTGGCGCGCATGGTCCTCACCACCGAGAGCGCCGTCGTCGAGAAGCCTCAGGAGGAGGCCGACGCCGGTCACGGTCACGGCCACGCCCACTAG
- the groES gene encoding co-chaperone GroES, which produces MASVNIKPLEDKILVQANEAETTTASGLVIPDTAKEKPQEGTVVAVGPGRWDEDGEKRIPLDVKEGDVVIYSKYGGTEIKYAGEEYLILSARDVLAVVSK; this is translated from the coding sequence GTGGCGAGCGTGAACATCAAGCCGCTCGAGGACAAGATCCTCGTCCAGGCCAACGAGGCCGAGACGACGACTGCCTCCGGCCTGGTCATCCCGGACACGGCGAAGGAGAAGCCCCAGGAGGGCACCGTCGTCGCCGTCGGCCCCGGCCGCTGGGACGAGGATGGCGAGAAGCGCATCCCGCTGGACGTCAAGGAAGGCGACGTCGTCATCTACAGCAAGTACGGCGGCACCGAGATCAAGTACGCCGGCGAGGAGTACCTGATCCTGTCTGCGCGCGACGTCCTGGCTGTCGTCTCCAAGTAG
- a CDS encoding Hsp70 family protein, protein MPTSLGISVGASGVGSALRVDTATGPTTEFRRLTAESESGRGLGDLVFDAVSLVSPTGSAAPDPITVAYRTAEQATEIRVAAERAGRMVRLVPETSAVLAYLHTVGVRREPGTIGIVDVGASGTTVSVLDRVSGTVLRSDRTELVGGRVLGARVFDHVRQATERLRIRGQIDPDLLAARCQGAQEALSSASTTRIDITEAGPRASVTLTRSELNGLTEDLARAAAEFTRRVCTSSSPTPHTLALLGGAAASPVLAEAVASAFDGEIVTVPEPGAAAAIGAALLGESASADHYPLVGSPTRSGVGSSGRVSGVLAGVLVLSAVLAGFVTQHFTDHDGSDTSVSPLLTSGAVPDEEPATSAGTGIPSDDPEPEVATDRTDAEDYPAPTTIPWPESTWTPSTTVERPSTTSSTTVTPTPIDQVPTPEFSPENTPMTRPPRPDTAAPGSQLAPPGTTTPGSELPGSTGPATPPSTTEPGTDGPDGGEGPDPSDTTTPPSDIPTSGTPSPAPPPASTESPSTSPEETSEEATADGGTTEPSTSRPWTAESWATGPMLGGAHMDVTAPDGWPFGR, encoded by the coding sequence ATGCCCACGTCGCTCGGCATCTCCGTCGGCGCCTCCGGCGTCGGCTCGGCCCTGCGCGTCGACACCGCGACCGGTCCCACGACCGAGTTCCGCAGACTGACCGCCGAATCCGAGTCGGGACGTGGCCTCGGAGACCTCGTCTTCGACGCCGTCTCGCTCGTCTCCCCCACCGGCAGCGCCGCACCGGACCCGATCACGGTCGCCTACCGCACCGCGGAACAGGCAACCGAGATCCGTGTCGCCGCCGAACGCGCCGGACGCATGGTGCGCCTCGTTCCCGAGACCTCGGCGGTTCTCGCCTACCTCCACACCGTGGGTGTCCGGCGCGAACCGGGCACGATCGGCATCGTCGACGTCGGCGCCTCCGGCACGACCGTCTCCGTGCTGGACCGGGTCAGCGGCACGGTGCTGCGCTCGGACCGGACCGAGCTGGTCGGCGGGCGAGTGCTCGGCGCCCGGGTGTTCGACCACGTCCGGCAGGCCACCGAACGCCTGCGCATCCGCGGGCAGATCGACCCAGATCTCCTGGCCGCCCGCTGTCAGGGCGCCCAGGAGGCGCTCTCCAGTGCGTCGACCACCCGCATCGACATCACCGAGGCCGGTCCCCGGGCATCGGTCACGCTCACCCGCTCCGAACTGAACGGGCTCACCGAGGACCTCGCCCGGGCCGCGGCGGAGTTCACCCGCCGGGTCTGCACCTCGTCGTCCCCCACCCCGCACACGCTGGCGCTGCTCGGCGGTGCCGCCGCGTCACCGGTGCTCGCCGAGGCCGTCGCCTCCGCGTTCGACGGGGAGATCGTCACCGTGCCCGAGCCCGGCGCCGCCGCCGCGATCGGCGCGGCACTGCTCGGCGAATCAGCGTCCGCGGACCACTACCCGCTGGTCGGCTCCCCCACCCGCAGCGGCGTGGGCTCGTCGGGCCGGGTGTCCGGTGTCCTCGCGGGGGTACTCGTGCTGAGTGCGGTGCTGGCCGGATTCGTCACCCAGCACTTCACCGACCACGACGGCAGCGACACCTCGGTCTCCCCGCTGCTCACCAGCGGAGCGGTTCCCGACGAGGAGCCGGCGACCTCGGCCGGGACGGGTATCCCCTCGGACGACCCGGAACCGGAGGTCGCCACGGACCGCACCGATGCGGAGGACTATCCCGCACCCACGACGATCCCCTGGCCGGAGAGCACCTGGACCCCGTCGACGACCGTCGAGCGTCCGTCCACGACGTCGTCGACGACGGTGACCCCCACCCCCATCGACCAGGTGCCCACCCCGGAGTTCTCGCCGGAGAACACCCCCATGACGCGGCCGCCTCGGCCGGACACCGCCGCGCCGGGTTCGCAGCTCGCTCCCCCCGGCACGACCACTCCGGGTTCGGAACTTCCCGGCAGCACCGGTCCGGCGACACCGCCCTCCACGACGGAACCCGGCACCGACGGACCCGACGGCGGTGAGGGTCCCGACCCGAGCGACACCACCACCCCGCCCTCGGACATCCCGACGTCGGGCACCCCGTCGCCGGCACCTCCGCCGGCATCCACCGAGTCCCCGTCCACGTCCCCGGAGGAGACCTCCGAGGAGGCCACCGCGGACGGCGGGACCACTGAACCGTCGACCAGCCGGCCGTGGACGGCGGAATCGTGGGCTACCGGGCCGATGCTCGGCGGGGCGCACATGGACGTCACCGCCCCGGACGGGTGGCCCTTCGGGCGATAG
- the tsaD gene encoding tRNA (adenosine(37)-N6)-threonylcarbamoyltransferase complex transferase subunit TsaD: MGIESSCDETGVGIVRWVGDGTLELLADAVASSVDEHARFGGVVPEIASRAHLEAMVPTMRRALDEAGIARPDAVCATIGPGLAGALLVGVAAAKAYAAAWNVPFFAINHLAGHVAVDTLEHGPMPPCVALLVSGGHTHLLHVEDLGKPIVELGTTVDDAAGEAFDKVARLLGLGYPGGPEVDRLAREGDREAVVFPRGMTGPRDARHDFSFSGLKTAVARFVEAKERAGEPVPVADVAAGFQEAVADVLTMKAVRAAQDLGVDTLVLGGGATANSRLRELAEGRCAAAGLTLRVPRPRLCTDNGVMIAALGAHLIAGGAQPSSLGVATDPGLPVSVSQITV; encoded by the coding sequence ATGGGCATCGAGAGCTCGTGCGACGAGACCGGTGTCGGCATCGTCCGCTGGGTCGGCGACGGCACCCTCGAACTGCTCGCCGACGCGGTCGCGTCGAGCGTCGACGAACACGCCCGGTTCGGCGGGGTGGTGCCCGAGATCGCCTCCCGCGCGCATCTCGAGGCGATGGTCCCCACCATGCGCCGCGCCCTCGACGAGGCCGGTATCGCCCGGCCCGACGCGGTGTGCGCGACCATCGGCCCGGGCCTCGCGGGCGCGCTGCTCGTCGGGGTCGCGGCGGCGAAGGCGTACGCGGCGGCGTGGAACGTGCCGTTCTTCGCCATCAACCATCTCGCCGGGCACGTCGCGGTCGACACCCTCGAACACGGACCGATGCCGCCCTGCGTGGCGCTGCTCGTCTCCGGTGGACACACGCACCTGCTGCACGTCGAGGACCTGGGCAAGCCCATCGTCGAACTCGGCACCACCGTCGACGACGCCGCGGGAGAGGCCTTCGACAAGGTTGCCCGACTGCTGGGGCTGGGCTATCCCGGTGGCCCGGAGGTGGACCGGCTCGCCCGGGAGGGCGACCGCGAGGCGGTGGTCTTCCCGCGCGGCATGACCGGCCCGCGCGACGCGCGGCACGACTTCTCCTTCTCCGGTCTCAAGACCGCGGTGGCCCGGTTCGTCGAGGCGAAGGAACGCGCGGGGGAGCCGGTGCCGGTGGCCGACGTCGCCGCCGGATTCCAGGAGGCCGTCGCCGACGTGCTGACGATGAAGGCCGTGCGCGCGGCGCAGGACCTCGGGGTCGACACCCTGGTTCTCGGCGGCGGTGCCACGGCCAACAGCCGGTTGCGGGAACTCGCGGAGGGGCGGTGCGCCGCCGCGGGGCTCACGCTGCGTGTGCCCCGGCCGCGCCTGTGCACCGACAACGGCGTGATGATCGCGGCGCTCGGCGCCCACCTCATCGCCGGTGGCGCCCAGCCGTCGTCGCTGGGGGTCGCGACCGATCCGGGCCTGCCGGTGTCGGTCTCGCAGATCACCGTCTGA
- the rimI gene encoding ribosomal protein S18-alanine N-acetyltransferase: MNTTPDDTNAPAEPAVVLDPLRPEDAPRCAELEQVLFPGDDPWSAEAFLSELASPHNHYVAARDRDGRLIGYAGLARLGTAIDPESEVHTIGVDPAAHRRGIGGALLGELLRVADRWGGPVFLEVRTDNDPAIALYHREGFEIVGTRKRYYQPSGADAYTMRRPDPREESQQ, from the coding sequence ATGAACACGACCCCCGACGACACGAACGCGCCGGCGGAACCCGCCGTCGTCCTCGACCCGCTGCGCCCCGAGGACGCCCCGCGCTGCGCCGAACTCGAACAGGTCCTGTTCCCCGGCGACGACCCGTGGAGCGCCGAGGCGTTCCTCTCGGAACTGGCCTCACCGCACAACCACTACGTCGCGGCCCGCGACCGGGACGGACGGCTGATCGGGTATGCGGGCCTGGCCCGGCTCGGCACCGCGATCGACCCCGAATCCGAGGTCCACACCATCGGCGTCGACCCCGCCGCCCACCGCCGCGGCATCGGCGGCGCCCTGCTGGGGGAGCTGTTGCGGGTGGCCGACCGGTGGGGCGGCCCGGTCTTCCTCGAGGTGCGCACCGACAACGACCCCGCGATCGCCCTCTACCACCGTGAAGGGTTCGAGATCGTCGGAACCAGGAAGCGTTACTACCAGCCGAGCGGCGCGGACGCGTACACGATGCGGCGTCCCGATCCGCGAGAGGAGTCACAGCAGTGA
- the tsaB gene encoding tRNA (adenosine(37)-N6)-threonylcarbamoyltransferase complex dimerization subunit type 1 TsaB, which yields MLVLAVDTATPAVTSGLVRLDADGGDALPEVVAARVTDNPRAHAEVLTPQILECLAEAGKSPTDLDAIVVGVGPGPFTGLRVGMATAAAFGDALGIPVHGVCSLDAIAVDAHRRHDVTEDLLVVTDARRREVYWARYSGGRRVEGPEVRKPADLPAEPSVRIAGSPAHVALFDLPAVDVHTPSPAALVAVAADDLRAGTEPAPLVPLYLRRPDAVEPANRRA from the coding sequence GTGCTCGTGCTCGCCGTCGATACCGCCACACCCGCCGTGACCTCGGGACTCGTCCGTCTCGACGCCGACGGCGGTGATGCCCTGCCGGAGGTGGTCGCGGCCCGGGTCACCGACAATCCGCGGGCACACGCGGAGGTGCTGACCCCGCAGATCCTCGAATGCCTCGCCGAGGCCGGGAAGAGCCCCACCGATCTCGACGCGATCGTCGTCGGCGTGGGACCGGGCCCGTTCACGGGCCTGCGCGTCGGCATGGCCACCGCCGCCGCCTTCGGTGACGCCCTGGGCATCCCCGTCCACGGCGTGTGCAGCCTCGACGCCATCGCCGTCGACGCCCACCGTCGCCACGACGTCACGGAGGACCTGCTGGTCGTCACCGACGCCCGACGCCGCGAGGTGTACTGGGCGCGCTATTCCGGCGGTCGCCGCGTCGAGGGCCCCGAGGTGCGCAAGCCCGCCGACCTGCCCGCCGAACCGTCCGTGCGGATCGCGGGTTCGCCCGCCCACGTCGCACTGTTCGACCTGCCGGCCGTCGACGTGCACACGCCGTCCCCGGCCGCGCTCGTCGCCGTGGCCGCCGACGACCTCCGCGCGGGCACCGAACCGGCCCCGCTGGTGCCCCTGTACCTGCGCCGACCCGACGCGGTGGAACCCGCGAACCGCCGAGCATGA
- the tsaE gene encoding tRNA (adenosine(37)-N6)-threonylcarbamoyltransferase complex ATPase subunit type 1 TsaE, translating into MAEQHIEQNTEQHIELATVEDTEAFGRRLAAELHAGDLVVLDGPLGAGKTALTRGIAAGLGVQGRVTSPTFVIAREHRPGNPEGREPVGMVHVDAYRLGDGPNALDELDALDLDTDLTDTVVVVEWGEGLVEQLAERHLRVRLRRDPGSDVRRASWEWVG; encoded by the coding sequence TTGGCTGAGCAGCACATCGAGCAGAACACCGAGCAGCACATCGAGCTGGCGACGGTGGAGGACACCGAGGCGTTCGGGCGGCGCCTCGCCGCGGAACTGCACGCCGGCGACCTGGTGGTGCTCGACGGGCCGCTCGGTGCCGGCAAGACCGCACTGACCCGGGGTATCGCCGCCGGTCTCGGGGTGCAGGGACGGGTCACCTCGCCGACCTTCGTGATCGCCCGCGAACACCGCCCCGGCAACCCCGAGGGCCGGGAACCGGTGGGAATGGTCCACGTCGACGCCTACCGGCTGGGTGACGGCCCGAACGCCCTCGACGAACTCGACGCGCTCGACCTCGACACCGACCTCACCGACACCGTCGTGGTCGTGGAGTGGGGCGAGGGCCTCGTCGAGCAGCTCGCCGAGCGGCACCTGCGGGTGCGGCTGCGGCGCGATCCGGGCAGTGACGTCCGCCGCGCCAGCTGGGAGTGGGTGGGCTGA
- a CDS encoding alpha/beta fold hydrolase produces the protein MSVMGRMGLLGTSLLTLASSAGLYAVKSAGAPVPEIYGDEDFDAILRLPERTVTTEDGVSLVVRESGSPQAPLTVVFVHGYCLRMQSWHLQYRHLTAHWGRDARGVFYDQRGHGESGHSDSDRCTIAQLGRDLGRVIDEVAPTGPVVVVGHSMGGMTAIALASQRPDLFEGRIAGVGLLATTAAGLSKSGIGRNLENPVIDAFRYAARTAPGFVQFARGAARAVVTPILRAASYGTVVSPRLVRFSDRMLDETSVLTIVNFLRTLELHDESAALPVLGTVPVLVLSGDADMVIPFTSSQALAEALPDAELERVRGAGHLVQLEFPEVVDRALDRLIQRAFTHHASVRQAAIG, from the coding sequence ATGTCCGTGATGGGCAGGATGGGGCTCCTGGGCACGAGCCTCCTGACGCTCGCCTCGTCGGCGGGCCTGTACGCGGTGAAGAGCGCCGGCGCCCCCGTCCCCGAGATCTACGGCGACGAGGACTTCGACGCGATCCTCCGCCTCCCGGAACGCACCGTCACCACCGAGGACGGGGTGTCCCTCGTCGTGCGCGAGTCCGGCTCACCGCAGGCGCCGCTCACCGTCGTCTTCGTGCACGGATACTGCCTGCGGATGCAGTCCTGGCACCTGCAGTACCGCCACCTGACCGCGCACTGGGGACGCGACGCGCGCGGGGTGTTCTACGACCAGCGCGGTCACGGCGAGTCCGGCCACTCGGACTCCGACCGGTGCACGATCGCGCAGCTCGGCCGCGACCTCGGCCGGGTGATCGACGAGGTGGCCCCCACCGGGCCGGTCGTCGTGGTCGGACATTCGATGGGCGGCATGACGGCCATCGCGCTCGCCTCGCAGCGCCCCGATCTCTTCGAGGGACGCATCGCCGGGGTGGGGCTCCTCGCCACCACCGCGGCCGGGCTCAGCAAGTCGGGGATCGGCCGCAATCTCGAGAACCCGGTGATCGACGCCTTCCGGTACGCGGCACGCACCGCGCCGGGCTTCGTGCAGTTCGCGCGCGGCGCCGCCCGGGCCGTCGTCACCCCGATCCTGCGGGCCGCCTCCTACGGCACGGTGGTCAGCCCGCGGCTGGTGCGGTTCTCCGACCGGATGCTCGACGAGACGTCCGTGCTGACCATCGTCAACTTCCTGCGGACGCTGGAGCTGCACGACGAGTCCGCGGCGCTGCCCGTGCTGGGCACGGTCCCGGTGCTGGTGCTGTCCGGGGACGCCGACATGGTCATCCCGTTCACGAGTTCGCAGGCTCTCGCCGAGGCGCTGCCCGACGCCGAACTCGAGCGCGTGCGCGGCGCCGGGCACCTGGTGCAGCTCGAATTCCCGGAGGTGGTCGACCGGGCGCTCGACCGCCTGATCCAGCGGGCCTTCACCCACCACGCGTCCGTGAGGCAGGCGGCAATTGGCTGA